A genome region from Fusobacterium perfoetens includes the following:
- a CDS encoding peptidylprolyl isomerase — protein MKKLKKLEVKLMEVKKLNAKIITNKGSINIKLFPEVAPFTVLNFAHLSMIGYYDNLTFHRVIDEFMIQGGDPEGNGTGGPGYQFHDEFKKEVVFDRPGLLAMANAGPSTNGSQFFITHVETPWLNYKHTIFGEVVSPADQDIVNRICQEDVIKSIQITGDIKELYSSDEAKETVAQINEILMSQNKFKNLRYESINNL, from the coding sequence ATGAAGAAGTTAAAAAAATTGGAGGTTAAATTAATGGAAGTAAAAAAACTAAACGCAAAAATTATAACTAACAAAGGGTCTATCAATATTAAATTATTCCCAGAAGTAGCACCTTTTACAGTTCTTAACTTTGCACATCTATCAATGATAGGATACTATGATAACTTAACATTCCACAGAGTTATCGACGAATTTATGATTCAAGGAGGAGACCCAGAAGGAAATGGAACTGGTGGACCAGGATACCAATTCCACGATGAGTTCAAAAAAGAAGTTGTGTTCGATAGACCAGGACTTTTAGCAATGGCTAATGCTGGACCTAGCACAAATGGTTCTCAATTCTTTATCACTCACGTTGAAACACCTTGGTTAAACTACAAACATACTATTTTTGGAGAAGTTGTATCACCTGCTGACCAAGATATAGTTAATAGAATCTGCCAAGAAGATGTTATCAAATCTATCCAAATTACAGGAGATATAAAAGAACTTTATTCTTCTGATGAGGCTAAAGAAACAGTTGCTCAAATCAATGAAATCCTTATGTCTCAAAATAAATTCAAAAACTTAAGATATGAATCTATAAATAATTTATAA
- a CDS encoding amino acid ABC transporter ATP-binding protein produces the protein MEFISVRDLHKSFGKDEILKGIDLDINRGEVVSIIGASGGGKSTFLRCLIDLEQIDSGEIKVPEKNKMGMVFQSFNLFPHKTAAQNIMESLIVVDKMDKKEAREIALNLLDKVGLKEKADVYPKTLSGGQKQRVAIARALAKNPEVLLFDEPTSALDPEMVKEVLNVIESLREENKNITMVIVSHEMDFVNKVSDRIFVFEKGKVKEIIDNSSNRNK, from the coding sequence ATGGAATTTATTTCAGTGAGAGATTTACATAAAAGTTTTGGAAAAGATGAGATATTAAAAGGGATAGACCTTGATATTAATCGTGGAGAGGTAGTTTCTATAATTGGTGCATCTGGTGGAGGGAAATCAACTTTCTTAAGATGTCTTATAGATCTTGAACAAATTGATTCTGGAGAGATAAAAGTTCCTGAGAAAAATAAAATGGGAATGGTTTTCCAATCATTTAATCTTTTCCCACATAAAACAGCAGCACAAAATATAATGGAATCTCTTATAGTTGTGGATAAAATGGATAAAAAAGAGGCTAGGGAGATTGCACTTAATCTTTTAGATAAGGTAGGACTTAAGGAAAAAGCTGATGTTTATCCCAAAACTCTATCAGGGGGACAAAAACAAAGGGTGGCTATTGCAAGAGCTTTAGCTAAAAATCCAGAGGTTTTACTGTTTGATGAGCCTACTTCAGCTCTTGATCCTGAAATGGTAAAAGAGGTATTAAATGTTATTGAAAGCCTTAGAGAAGAAAATAAAAATATCACAATGGTAATAGTAAGTCACGAGATGGATTTTGTAAATAAGGTATCAGATAGAATATTTGTATTTGAAAAGGGAAAAGTAAAAGAGATTATAGATAACTCTTCTAATAGAAATAAATAA
- a CDS encoding amino acid ABC transporter permease, which translates to MQNDILFILKGMGLTVNLYVLTLVFSLPLGIILSLGRLKNKGLVNNIIVVYTSIFRGTPLLLQLFFVYYGLPIVGITLTAFSAAVITFVVNYAAYFCEIFRGSILGIDKGQYEASKVLGLTYWQTMIRIIIPQSLITALPPLSNEAIALVKDTSLVSAIGMAEILRNSKELVTRDFSIVPFAICGALYFLMSVVIIMLFKKLEQKVMI; encoded by the coding sequence ATGCAAAATGATATCTTATTCATACTAAAAGGTATGGGACTTACAGTAAATTTATATGTACTAACATTGGTATTTTCATTACCTTTGGGTATAATTCTATCTCTAGGGAGATTAAAAAATAAAGGACTTGTAAATAATATAATAGTAGTTTATACTTCAATATTTAGAGGGACACCACTTCTTTTACAACTATTCTTTGTATATTATGGTCTTCCAATAGTTGGGATAACATTAACAGCATTCTCAGCAGCAGTGATAACATTTGTTGTAAACTATGCAGCTTACTTTTGTGAAATTTTTAGAGGAAGTATCTTAGGAATAGATAAAGGGCAATATGAGGCATCTAAGGTTTTAGGGCTTACTTATTGGCAAACAATGATAAGAATAATTATTCCTCAATCACTTATAACAGCTTTACCACCACTATCAAATGAAGCAATAGCTCTTGTAAAAGATACATCACTTGTATCAGCAATAGGAATGGCAGAGATTTTAAGAAATTCAAAAGAGTTAGTTACAAGAGATTTCTCAATAGTTCCTTTTGCAATATGTGGAGCTTTATACTTTTTAATGTCAGTTGTGATAATAATGTTATTTAAAAAATTGGAACAAAAGGTGATGATATAA
- a CDS encoding amino acid ABC transporter substrate-binding protein: MKKLLLLVVMLFGISCLGFGADNSLKNVQKNGKMIVGLDATFAPMGFRDENDEIVGFDIDLAKEVAKRMGVQVEFKPCEWDGILFDLKGKKIDMVWNGMTMTDARKKQALFSEPYFEDGQMIFSKKENKINKVSELEGKIVGLQLGSSADIAVQKNEIFGKIKEVKKYGTNVEALMDLEAGRLDAVVVDAVNGKYYNSKKNALAYSEESLTTEYYGVAFRKGDKALRDEVQKNIDEMKKDGTYDQIVAKWFGK, encoded by the coding sequence ATGAAAAAATTATTATTGTTGGTTGTTATGTTATTTGGAATAAGTTGTTTAGGGTTTGGAGCAGATAATTCATTGAAAAATGTTCAAAAAAATGGTAAAATGATAGTCGGTTTAGATGCCACTTTCGCACCTATGGGATTTAGAGATGAAAATGATGAGATTGTTGGATTTGATATAGATTTAGCAAAAGAAGTTGCTAAAAGAATGGGAGTTCAAGTTGAATTTAAACCTTGTGAATGGGACGGAATCTTATTTGACCTTAAAGGTAAAAAAATAGATATGGTTTGGAATGGAATGACAATGACTGATGCTAGAAAAAAACAAGCATTATTCTCAGAACCATACTTTGAAGATGGACAAATGATATTCTCTAAAAAAGAAAATAAGATAAATAAAGTTAGCGAACTAGAAGGTAAAATAGTAGGACTTCAACTTGGAAGTTCAGCAGATATAGCTGTTCAAAAGAATGAAATCTTTGGAAAAATCAAAGAGGTTAAAAAATATGGAACAAATGTTGAAGCTTTAATGGACTTAGAAGCTGGAAGATTAGATGCAGTTGTAGTTGACGCAGTAAATGGAAAATATTATAACTCTAAGAAAAATGCACTAGCTTATTCTGAAGAATCTTTAACTACTGAATATTATGGAGTTGCATTTAGAAAAGGCGACAAAGCATTAAGAGATGAAGTTCAAAAAAATATAGATGAAATGAAAAAAGATGGAACATATGACCAAATAGTAGCAAAATGGTTTGGTAAATAA
- a CDS encoding copper homeostasis protein CutC produces the protein MVKEACVGSYSEAVSAEKRGADRVELCDNLDVGGTTPSYGTIKTTVEKLKIPVFVMIRPRGGNFCYNKNEIEIMKKDIELCKALGVKGIVLGVLTKNDEIDYPLLKELIDLAAPMEVTFHKAIDDLENPVLEIKKLAEIGVKRILSSGTKAKALDGKDILNKMIAEANDDITVIVAGGVTTDNFDKVSKEIVSTEYHGKKIV, from the coding sequence ATGGTTAAAGAAGCTTGTGTAGGTTCTTATTCAGAAGCAGTATCAGCAGAGAAAAGGGGAGCCGATAGAGTAGAGCTTTGTGATAATTTAGATGTAGGGGGTACGACTCCATCTTATGGCACAATAAAAACTACAGTAGAAAAACTAAAAATACCAGTATTTGTAATGATAAGACCTAGGGGTGGGAATTTTTGTTACAATAAAAATGAGATAGAAATAATGAAAAAAGATATAGAGCTTTGCAAAGCTCTAGGAGTTAAAGGGATAGTTTTAGGGGTTTTAACTAAAAATGATGAAATAGATTATCCATTATTAAAAGAGTTAATAGACTTGGCGGCTCCAATGGAAGTTACTTTCCATAAAGCTATAGATGATTTGGAAAATCCAGTTTTAGAGATAAAAAAATTGGCAGAGATAGGAGTTAAGAGAATTTTATCTTCTGGTACAAAAGCCAAAGCTTTAGATGGAAAAGATATTCTTAATAAGATGATAGCTGAGGCTAATGATGATATAACAGTAATAGTGGCAGGAGGAGTTACTACAGACAATTTTGACAAGGTTTCAAAAGAGATTGTAAGCACTGAGTATCATGGGAAAAAAATTGTTTAA
- a CDS encoding ClC family H(+)/Cl(-) exchange transporter: MKKETGANALQSHIKSHMDLYFLAFIVGIFSGVIAVAYRVSLAYAEIFRRGVYTYARENFGIGVFLGLCAGGLVISLILGWIVVKIPMVKGSGIPQVKGIIARQMNFNWARELGAKFFGGVLAIVAGMSLGREGPSVQLGAEVGSGIFKLFKRKEYDKKYLITCGASAGLSAAFGAPIAGTVFAIEELHKFMSPLLVTCVLIASVSAEFVSKNFFGFAPSFNVQVEGFYQLKYYLLIAGLAIIITFIGKLFSDGILYFQKLYKNIMINPIIKPVIVVAITIVMGIFFFDVTGGGHGLAERIMHESFSYKVLITLLVLKFVFTLICYATGIPGGIFLPMLVIGAIVGKIYGMVVGNFFELPPNYETYFVILGMATLLTTVVKSPLTGTVLILEMTGSFYCFFPVVTACMVTFLASELIGIKPIYDLLLENMLPKKDEIGGNDQNKVLVKVPVGPDSKFDNVYIKDIKWPGRCIVVDIERGDKYLTPTRDTLIQSGDLLVILMNEETANKVTPTLIEMGEGA; this comes from the coding sequence ATGAAAAAAGAGACAGGGGCTAATGCCTTACAAAGTCATATAAAATCCCATATGGATCTTTATTTTCTAGCTTTCATAGTTGGAATTTTCTCTGGAGTTATAGCTGTTGCTTATAGAGTTTCTCTTGCTTATGCAGAGATCTTTAGAAGAGGGGTATACACTTATGCAAGAGAAAATTTTGGAATCGGAGTTTTTCTAGGATTATGTGCTGGAGGGCTTGTAATTTCACTTATTTTAGGTTGGATAGTTGTAAAAATTCCAATGGTTAAGGGAAGTGGAATCCCTCAAGTAAAAGGGATAATTGCTAGACAGATGAATTTCAATTGGGCTAGAGAGCTTGGAGCTAAATTTTTTGGTGGTGTCCTTGCTATTGTAGCAGGTATGTCACTTGGTAGAGAGGGACCATCTGTTCAACTTGGAGCAGAGGTTGGAAGTGGAATTTTTAAATTATTTAAAAGAAAAGAGTATGATAAAAAATATCTTATAACTTGTGGAGCTAGTGCTGGACTTTCAGCAGCTTTTGGTGCACCAATAGCAGGAACAGTTTTTGCCATAGAAGAGTTACATAAATTTATGTCACCACTTCTAGTGACTTGCGTTTTGATTGCATCAGTATCAGCAGAGTTTGTTTCAAAGAATTTCTTTGGGTTTGCACCTAGTTTTAATGTGCAGGTTGAAGGATTTTATCAACTAAAATATTATCTACTTATAGCGGGTCTTGCTATAATTATAACTTTTATAGGGAAGTTATTTAGTGATGGTATATTATATTTTCAAAAACTTTATAAAAATATAATGATTAATCCTATAATAAAACCTGTTATTGTAGTGGCAATCACAATAGTTATGGGAATATTTTTCTTTGATGTAACAGGTGGAGGACACGGACTTGCAGAGAGAATAATGCACGAAAGTTTTTCTTATAAAGTATTGATAACACTTTTAGTTTTAAAATTTGTATTTACTTTGATTTGTTATGCAACAGGGATTCCCGGAGGAATATTTTTACCAATGCTTGTTATAGGAGCAATAGTTGGTAAAATTTATGGAATGGTTGTAGGAAACTTTTTTGAACTACCACCTAACTACGAAACATATTTTGTAATTTTAGGAATGGCTACACTTCTTACAACAGTTGTAAAATCTCCACTTACAGGAACAGTTTTAATTCTTGAAATGACAGGTTCATTCTATTGTTTCTTCCCAGTTGTGACAGCTTGTATGGTTACATTTTTAGCGTCAGAACTTATTGGAATAAAACCTATATATGACTTGTTGCTTGAGAATATGTTACCTAAAAAAGATGAAATCGGTGGAAATGACCAAAATAAAGTATTGGTTAAAGTTCCAGTTGGACCAGATTCAAAATTTGATAATGTATATATAAAAGATATCAAGTGGCCTGGAAGATGTATAGTAGTAGATATTGAAAGAGGAGATAAATATCTAACTCCTACAAGGGACACATTAATTCAAAGTGGCGACTTATTGGTTATCCTTATGAATGAGGAAACAGCTAATAAGGTAACTCCTACTCTTATAGAAATGGGAGAGGGAGCTTAA
- the recJ gene encoding single-stranded-DNA-specific exonuclease RecJ: MRNTKWIYKESSKNFEKNRFYSKDLLTILENRGIKTENGIEKFLDGDIEDLRNPFDLTDMEKAIDIIFSYKKQNKKIWIYGDYDVDGITSTSLLYRAFHEIGIDCEYYIPLRDEGYGLNKDAIEKIKELGGELILTVDCGISSIDEVDFANSIGVEMIITDHHEINSDLPKASAVINVKRDDNIYDFKGISGVGTAFMLVLAIYRKLGIEEKAYKYLDIVAIGTVADLVPLVEDNRIIVKKGLEQLRKTRWNGLSILLRKLYENYREKKYDTYDIGFIIAPIFNAAGRLEDAKKSVELLISEDNKACDIISYELIKQNDERKDIQSKILDFAVEEIEDNHLDRKGIIIVAREKLHSGVIGIVASKIVDKYYKPTIVIDIKEDEGVGVASCRSIEGFNIIEALNSVRDVFVKYGGHSGAAGFTIEIDKISELKERLEKYVNERLDEDNFLKPIKIDKDLRVEKISYGFLDEISKIEPFGFGNSTPVFSLRNCTFTNLRKIGKDQTHLMMNIIKNGVEIKNCVWWNSADLFNEINGASVVDIAFKLKMEIFRDKYQYKIFIEDIKFSETYDDKIKNQVLEDMDMYDTVYPIKTVFYTRKRIKEKLSFAYYEDKIYVKESKQIIGELDSTTSYLLSNLKDRFGYKFLCEVTEIEETDENFNIYIDIFRDYSFESFKIREGEIFKEIKENLIGNFEYNNYQKKILASIFREKKNVLTLYKENRGVGTIIKTIGLYYKTIGKKALLITDKKLAKDYIEKFIEVSKEYKSGYDFYIYLDRVDKNLPKNYLIFIDEDKKIDNIKVEKTIIDTFEIPKNIKIIESLEEVEDFKNFWSRKISIAKREYLKNNLKEKGIIFATKDILEIL; this comes from the coding sequence TTGAGAAATACAAAATGGATATACAAAGAAAGTAGTAAAAATTTTGAGAAAAATAGATTTTATAGTAAGGACTTATTAACAATCTTGGAAAATAGGGGAATAAAAACTGAAAATGGGATTGAAAAATTTTTAGACGGAGATATAGAAGATTTAAGAAACCCTTTTGATCTGACTGATATGGAAAAAGCTATTGATATAATCTTTTCATATAAAAAACAAAATAAAAAAATTTGGATATATGGAGATTATGACGTTGATGGAATTACTTCGACATCTTTATTATACAGAGCTTTTCACGAAATAGGGATAGACTGTGAATATTATATTCCTCTAAGAGATGAAGGATATGGTCTTAACAAAGATGCAATTGAAAAGATAAAAGAGTTAGGTGGAGAGCTAATACTGACTGTTGACTGTGGAATTTCATCTATTGATGAGGTAGATTTTGCTAATTCAATTGGTGTAGAGATGATAATAACTGACCATCATGAAATAAACAGTGATCTTCCAAAAGCCAGTGCTGTTATAAATGTAAAAAGAGATGACAATATTTATGACTTTAAGGGAATTTCTGGAGTTGGAACAGCTTTTATGCTAGTTCTTGCAATTTATAGAAAGCTTGGAATTGAAGAAAAAGCATATAAATATCTTGATATTGTGGCAATAGGAACTGTGGCAGATTTAGTTCCTCTTGTTGAAGATAATAGAATAATAGTAAAAAAAGGTCTTGAGCAATTGAGAAAAACTAGATGGAATGGCTTGAGTATCTTGCTTAGAAAACTATATGAAAATTATAGGGAGAAAAAATATGATACCTATGATATAGGATTTATAATCGCTCCTATTTTTAATGCTGCTGGAAGATTGGAAGATGCCAAAAAAAGTGTGGAACTTTTGATCAGTGAAGATAACAAAGCTTGTGATATTATCTCTTATGAGCTTATAAAACAAAATGATGAGAGAAAAGATATTCAATCTAAAATTTTAGATTTTGCTGTAGAGGAGATTGAAGATAATCATCTTGATAGAAAAGGGATAATAATAGTGGCTCGTGAAAAACTTCATAGTGGTGTAATAGGGATAGTTGCCTCAAAAATTGTGGATAAATATTATAAGCCAACAATCGTAATAGATATAAAAGAAGACGAGGGAGTGGGAGTTGCATCTTGTAGAAGTATTGAAGGGTTTAATATAATCGAGGCTCTTAACTCTGTAAGAGATGTATTTGTAAAATATGGGGGACATTCGGGAGCTGCAGGTTTTACAATAGAGATAGATAAAATATCTGAGCTTAAAGAAAGATTAGAAAAATATGTAAATGAAAGATTAGATGAAGATAACTTTTTAAAACCTATAAAGATTGATAAGGACTTAAGAGTTGAAAAAATATCTTATGGATTTTTAGATGAAATATCAAAAATAGAGCCTTTTGGTTTTGGGAACTCAACTCCAGTTTTCTCATTAAGAAATTGTACATTTACAAATCTTAGAAAAATTGGAAAAGATCAAACTCATCTTATGATGAATATTATAAAAAATGGTGTGGAGATAAAAAATTGTGTTTGGTGGAATAGTGCTGATCTTTTTAATGAGATAAATGGGGCAAGTGTAGTTGATATTGCTTTTAAACTTAAGATGGAAATTTTTAGAGATAAGTATCAATATAAAATATTTATAGAGGATATAAAGTTTTCTGAAACTTATGATGATAAAATAAAAAATCAAGTCTTAGAAGATATGGATATGTATGATACAGTTTACCCAATAAAAACAGTTTTTTATACTAGAAAGAGAATAAAAGAAAAATTATCTTTTGCATATTATGAGGATAAAATCTATGTAAAAGAGAGTAAACAAATTATTGGAGAATTAGATAGCACAACCTCTTATCTTTTATCTAATCTAAAAGATAGATTTGGTTATAAATTTCTATGTGAGGTAACTGAGATAGAGGAAACAGATGAGAATTTTAATATCTATATAGATATTTTCCGTGATTACTCTTTTGAAAGTTTTAAAATTAGAGAAGGAGAGATATTTAAAGAGATAAAAGAAAATCTAATTGGAAATTTTGAGTATAATAATTATCAAAAGAAAATTCTTGCATCAATTTTTAGAGAGAAAAAAAATGTATTAACTCTTTATAAAGAAAATAGAGGAGTTGGAACTATAATAAAAACTATTGGACTTTATTATAAAACTATAGGTAAAAAAGCCCTTTTAATCACTGATAAAAAATTAGCTAAAGATTATATAGAAAAATTTATTGAGGTTTCAAAAGAATATAAATCTGGATATGATTTTTATATTTATTTAGATAGAGTAGATAAAAATTTACCTAAAAATTATTTGATTTTTATTGATGAAGATAAAAAAATAGACAATATAAAAGTTGAAAAAACTATAATAGATACTTTTGAAATCCCTAAAAATATAAAAATAATAGAAAGCTTAGAAGAGGTAGAGGATTTTAAAAACTTCTGGTCAAGAAAAATAAGTATTGCCAAAAGGGAATATCTAAAAAATAATCTTAAAGAAAAGGGAATAATTTTTGCTACAAAAGATATATTAGAAATACTATAG
- a CDS encoding DUF3226 domain-containing protein, with protein MNLILCEGSGEIAFIYSYLKTKGYNIKFKKSELYKLSRNKKYMENEIVDNLFLLDIEGNGNLEKIVKKILKSPLEERELIEKVGIFIDAEKDFSETYNRAKKVSEDIKGQLGVEVYLYISPYNNKCDGMLENLIMGISKDKDLLSFIEEKSFPELSYKVEEQGEKIKNPTKAKFMIYGATQNPMNGVAYLFLTEDDTIEKLDFDSEKMENFKKFMNQLVKKM; from the coding sequence ATGAATTTAATATTGTGTGAAGGTTCAGGAGAAATAGCTTTTATATATTCATATTTAAAAACAAAAGGATATAATATAAAATTTAAGAAATCAGAACTGTATAAACTTTCAAGAAATAAAAAATATATGGAAAATGAAATCGTTGATAATCTATTTTTATTGGATATTGAAGGAAATGGAAACTTAGAAAAAATAGTCAAGAAAATTTTAAAAAGTCCATTAGAAGAGAGAGAATTAATAGAAAAAGTAGGAATATTTATTGATGCAGAAAAGGATTTTTCAGAAACATATAATAGAGCTAAAAAAGTATCAGAAGATATAAAAGGACAATTAGGAGTAGAAGTTTATTTATATATTTCTCCATATAACAATAAATGCGATGGAATGTTAGAAAATTTAATTATGGGAATATCTAAAGATAAAGACTTGTTATCTTTTATAGAGGAAAAGTCATTTCCAGAATTATCATATAAAGTAGAAGAACAAGGTGAAAAAATAAAAAATCCTACAAAAGCAAAATTTATGATATATGGAGCTACTCAAAATCCAATGAATGGTGTTGCTTATCTTTTTTTAACAGAAGATGATACAATAGAAAAATTGGATTTTGATTCGGAGAAAATGGAAAATTTTAAAAAATTTATGAATCAATTAGTTAAAAAAATGTAA
- a CDS encoding AAA family ATPase: MIERIEIERFKGIKNVKIDNLGKINIFVGANNSKKTTILEAISLFNISDVENLRRILSGRKYIGYEEVLNSFFYNLDVSENPVIKLSKKESEEKLEIFCEKKVTEISFSEKEIFNKANSSENQKIIYKFLLNNKPNIEIKVENNSIGFSSFANLKESNIVYVPTNREISKLADNIRKLQNYKKIDELTEILKCYDKNLQKIYVDGYNIYVDLNNVDKSLSIGTMGEGFISSLIIISNLLVAGGNDREITILIDEVENGLYRTALKKLIRTILKLIKEYNIQLFITTHSEEFLKELYKLKLDNTVSLYRMENEKSNIKAIYYSEEEAKELLAEGWEIR, translated from the coding sequence ATGATAGAGAGAATAGAGATAGAAAGATTTAAAGGAATAAAAAATGTAAAAATAGATAATTTAGGCAAAATTAATATTTTTGTAGGTGCTAATAATTCAAAAAAGACAACTATTTTAGAAGCTATTTCTCTATTTAATATAAGTGATGTTGAAAATTTAAGAAGAATACTTTCAGGAAGAAAATATATTGGATATGAAGAAGTTCTAAACTCATTTTTCTATAATTTAGATGTGTCAGAAAATCCAGTTATAAAGTTATCTAAAAAAGAATCTGAAGAAAAATTAGAAATATTTTGTGAAAAAAAAGTTACAGAGATTTCTTTTTCAGAAAAGGAAATATTTAATAAAGCAAATAGTAGCGAAAATCAAAAAATAATTTATAAATTTTTATTAAATAATAAACCTAATATAGAGATTAAAGTAGAAAATAATTCAATAGGTTTTTCGTCTTTTGCTAATTTGAAAGAATCAAACATAGTTTATGTTCCAACAAATAGAGAAATTTCTAAATTAGCGGATAATATTAGAAAATTACAAAATTATAAGAAAATAGATGAACTTACAGAAATATTAAAATGTTATGACAAAAATTTACAAAAAATTTATGTTGATGGATATAATATTTATGTAGATTTGAATAATGTTGATAAAAGTTTAAGTATTGGAACTATGGGAGAGGGATTTATTTCTAGTTTGATAATTATAAGTAATCTTTTGGTTGCAGGTGGAAACGATAGAGAAATAACAATATTAATAGATGAAGTAGAAAATGGACTTTATAGAACTGCTTTAAAGAAGTTGATTAGAACAATATTAAAATTAATAAAAGAATATAATATTCAATTATTTATAACAACTCATTCGGAAGAGTTTTTAAAAGAATTATATAAATTAAAATTAGATAATACAGTAAGTTTATATAGAATGGAAAATGAAAAAAGTAATATAAAAGCTATATACTATTCAGAAGAAGAAGCAAAAGAGCTTTTAGCTGAAGGGTGGGAGATAAGATGA
- the lysS gene encoding lysine--tRNA ligase: MKRYADMVAEDRLLAEQWQKIEEIKELGFDPFGKRYDKEFMIGDILKEEAPAEDAVEKKVYKTAGRIMGYRIQGKAGFAHIEDQTGRIQFYARKDAFEDEKVWQLIRKCGVGDIVGISGTLFITKTGEKTLRVSEFTLLSKNVRSLPEKFHGLTDIETRYRKRHIDLIMNREVKDTFIKRTKIESEIRSFLNERHFLEVETPMLHPIVGGAAAKPFITHHNALDMPLYLRIAPELYLKKLIVGGFDRVYEMNRCFRNEGISTRHNPEFTTIELYMAYANYETMMDLTEAIIQHVAQKVLGTLQVEYNGKDIDLSKFHRIHMVDMIKDVTGVDFWKEMTFEEAKAIAKEHGVEVLPHMTGVGHIINQFFEDKCEDKVTQPTFIYGHPVEISPLSKRFPNDPRFTERFELFIDSREYANAFSELNDPADQRGRFEAQIEEAELGNDEATPEIDDTFIEALEAGLPPTGGLGIGIDRLVMLLTGSPTIKDVLLFPTLKNLK; the protein is encoded by the coding sequence ATGAAAAGATATGCTGATATGGTTGCTGAAGATCGTCTTTTAGCAGAACAATGGCAAAAAATTGAAGAGATCAAAGAATTAGGATTTGATCCATTTGGAAAGAGATACGACAAAGAATTTATGATAGGAGATATCTTAAAAGAAGAAGCTCCTGCTGAAGATGCTGTAGAAAAAAAAGTTTATAAAACAGCTGGAAGAATAATGGGATATAGAATCCAAGGTAAAGCTGGATTTGCTCACATTGAAGACCAAACAGGAAGAATCCAATTCTATGCTAGAAAAGATGCTTTTGAAGATGAAAAAGTTTGGCAATTAATAAGAAAATGTGGAGTTGGAGATATAGTTGGAATCTCTGGAACATTATTTATAACAAAAACTGGAGAAAAAACTTTAAGAGTAAGCGAATTTACATTACTTTCTAAAAATGTAAGATCATTACCTGAAAAATTCCATGGATTAACTGATATCGAAACAAGATACAGAAAAAGACATATAGACTTAATAATGAATAGAGAAGTTAAAGATACTTTCATTAAAAGAACTAAAATTGAAAGTGAAATAAGAAGTTTCTTAAATGAAAGACACTTCTTAGAAGTTGAAACTCCAATGTTACACCCAATCGTAGGAGGGGCAGCTGCAAAACCTTTCATCACTCATCACAATGCACTTGATATGCCATTATATTTAAGAATAGCTCCTGAGTTATACTTAAAAAAATTAATCGTTGGTGGATTTGATAGAGTATATGAAATGAATAGATGTTTTAGAAACGAAGGAATTTCTACAAGACATAACCCAGAATTTACAACAATTGAATTATATATGGCTTATGCTAACTATGAAACAATGATGGATTTAACAGAAGCTATAATCCAACACGTTGCACAAAAAGTTTTAGGAACTTTACAAGTTGAATATAACGGAAAAGATATAGACCTTTCTAAGTTCCACAGAATTCATATGGTAGATATGATTAAAGATGTTACAGGAGTTGATTTCTGGAAAGAAATGACTTTTGAAGAAGCTAAAGCAATAGCTAAAGAACACGGAGTTGAAGTTTTACCTCATATGACTGGTGTTGGACATATCATCAACCAATTCTTTGAAGATAAATGTGAAGATAAAGTTACTCAACCAACATTCATCTATGGACATCCAGTTGAAATATCTCCACTTTCAAAAAGATTCCCTAATGACCCAAGATTTACAGAAAGATTTGAGTTATTCATCGATTCAAGAGAATATGCAAACGCATTCTCTGAGTTAAACGACCCAGCAGACCAAAGAGGAAGATTTGAAGCTCAAATAGAGGAAGCTGAACTTGGAAACGACGAAGCTACTCCAGAAATAGATGATACATTCATCGAAGCTCTAGAAGCTGGATTACCACCTACAGGAGGACTTGGAATAGGAATTGATAGACTTGTAATGTTACTTACAGGAAGTCCAACAATAAAAGATGTTCTTTTATTCCCAACTTTAAAAAACTTAAAATAG